A region from the Deltaproteobacteria bacterium genome encodes:
- a CDS encoding (2Fe-2S)-binding protein, which yields MVTTDDKRQVAVTIRHQGDERVHKLRRGLGFQALAAAAPTPIEFDCRAADCGICVIRVTEHPEHLSPPTTGERDFLTAMRAAPDERLACQCRVLGDVTVEVDDYGPG from the coding sequence ATTGTAACGACAGATGACAAGAGACAGGTGGCGGTGACGATCCGCCACCAAGGCGACGAGCGTGTCCATAAGCTGCGGCGCGGGCTTGGCTTCCAGGCCCTTGCCGCAGCGGCACCGACGCCGATTGAATTTGACTGCCGGGCTGCCGACTGCGGGATTTGCGTTATCCGCGTCACAGAGCATCCGGAGCACCTCTCGCCCCCGACCACTGGTGAGCGCGATTTTCTCACCGCCATGCGCGCCGCACCCGATGAGCGCCTAGCATGTCAGTGCCGCGTACTCGGCGATGTGACGGTTGAGGTGGATGATTACGGGCCGGGTTGA
- a CDS encoding acetyl-CoA C-acyltransferase: MKSAYIVSPLRSPVGKAGRGGLRTKRPDDLAADVIRAVVSHSGVDPKLIEDVIIGCAMPEGDQGMNVARFALLLAGLPESVPGVTVNRFCSSGLQTIAMAASQVRAGDADCVLAGGTESMTMVPMMGFKPVGSRTINDHHPDFYLGMGLTAENVAKDYGVTRADQDQFSFDSHMKAVAALEKGLFKDETVPIKVTYRSPGPEGKIKIEEGLVAADEGPRQDSTIAALGKLKPAFLQGGSVTAGNSSQMSDGAAMALVCSEEFVRKHNLKPIARFAGYSVAGVPPRIMGIGPVEAIPRALKKAGITADKIDRIELNEAFAAQSLAVIRSLGLDPAKINPTGGAIALGHPLGATGAKLTATLLHGMKRDKQKWGMVTMCIGTGMGAAGVFELL, translated from the coding sequence ATGAAATCCGCATATATCGTCTCCCCGCTGCGTTCTCCAGTCGGCAAGGCCGGCCGCGGTGGTTTACGCACCAAGCGTCCTGATGATCTGGCCGCTGATGTGATCCGTGCTGTTGTCAGTCATAGTGGTGTCGATCCGAAGTTGATCGAAGATGTGATCATCGGCTGCGCCATGCCCGAGGGCGACCAAGGCATGAATGTGGCACGCTTTGCGCTGCTGCTCGCCGGTCTACCGGAGTCGGTCCCTGGTGTCACCGTTAACCGCTTCTGTTCCTCGGGCCTCCAGACGATCGCCATGGCGGCGTCGCAGGTGCGGGCAGGGGATGCTGACTGTGTGTTGGCTGGTGGTACAGAGTCCATGACTATGGTACCGATGATGGGCTTTAAGCCAGTAGGCAGCCGCACCATCAACGATCATCATCCAGATTTTTACCTAGGTATGGGTCTTACGGCGGAAAACGTCGCCAAGGACTACGGCGTCACCAGAGCTGATCAAGATCAGTTCTCGTTTGATTCGCACATGAAGGCCGTCGCGGCCCTCGAGAAGGGGCTCTTCAAGGACGAGACGGTGCCAATCAAGGTGACCTATCGCAGTCCAGGCCCTGAGGGTAAGATCAAGATTGAAGAGGGCCTGGTTGCTGCAGACGAAGGTCCACGCCAGGACAGCACGATCGCAGCGCTTGGTAAACTGAAGCCCGCATTCCTTCAAGGCGGCAGCGTCACGGCTGGCAACAGCTCGCAGATGTCCGACGGCGCGGCGATGGCACTGGTGTGTTCCGAGGAGTTTGTGCGGAAGCACAACCTCAAGCCCATCGCCCGCTTTGCTGGCTACTCCGTCGCTGGGGTGCCGCCGCGCATCATGGGTATCGGTCCCGTCGAGGCGATTCCACGCGCCTTGAAAAAGGCTGGCATCACGGCCGACAAGATTGACCGTATCGAACTCAACGAAGCCTTTGCCGCTCAGTCGCTGGCCGTCATTCGCTCCCTCGGGCTTGATCCCGCCAAGATCAACCCCACTGGAGGGGCGATCGCGCTCGGTCACCCACTCGGCGCTACCGGTGCTAAGTTGACGGCGACGCTGCTGCATGGCATGAAACGTGACAAGCAGAAGTGGGGCATGGTCACCATGTGTATCGGTACCGGTATGGGTGCCGCCGGAGTGTTTGAGTTATTGTAA
- a CDS encoding 3-hydroxyacyl-CoA dehydrogenase/enoyl-CoA hydratase family protein codes for MMSLKIRRAAVLGAGVMGAQIAAHLAAAGVKVHLLDLASNEPPQDKNLAKLVGKHFRSQRAILAIENLKQLKPSPLYSSGVLASVVPGNFDDDMAVLADCDWILEAVVERLDIKRSIHKRIAEYARPHVPITTNTSGISLDEIAKEQSEEYQARFFGTHFFNPPRYMRLLETIPHPRTNAKLQADLETWIVERLGKGIVHANDTVNFIANRIGVFASQAVLHHMDELKINIETVDNLTGPLIGRAKSATLRTADVVGLDTFAAVARNTYEKAPNDPYRQWLQTPKWMQELIEKGALGQKTNSVGFYKKDKDARGNTVILAYRPETKTYVEQQVKTFPWEADTDKERDTVKRIQIILKNKDEGAQLVWRTLRDTFSYSALLVEDIAGGNIQAVDNALSWGFGWEMGPFALWQALGYDDVLARLTDEKVKLPTWAKPGLKFYDVVPGSKEWIAQGGPLSELKVQGGQTKLVALPKPDYAYRLPSRENKDDKRTVISNKSASLVDIGDGIACLTFHSKMNSLDESITELMLQSVNKVKSDFGALVIANDAPNFSAGANIKMILDAIHAKKWSDIDSFLRAFQGSLQAVKFAPFPTVSCPAGLVLGGGCEVTLHTTLRVAAAETYAGLVEAGVGLIPAGGGTKELALRAYEMNSYAEKGDPSAFLQRAFMLIGMARVSASAFEAVEMGLLPQTTQISLSREHIVHRAKRAALTMLADGYVPKTPAVGIKVVGDPGIQTFRMALYNMVEGRQISAYDAVVATKMATVLCGGEVDAGTLIDEQYLLDLERRVFIELCQEQKTADRIQHMLASGKPLRN; via the coding sequence ATGATGAGTTTGAAGATCAGACGGGCGGCAGTATTGGGTGCAGGCGTGATGGGTGCGCAGATTGCGGCCCATTTAGCAGCGGCTGGCGTCAAGGTACACCTCCTCGACCTAGCTAGCAACGAACCGCCTCAGGACAAAAATCTGGCAAAGCTGGTGGGCAAGCACTTCCGCTCCCAGAGGGCCATCCTCGCGATCGAGAATTTAAAGCAGCTGAAACCGTCGCCGCTCTACTCTAGCGGCGTCCTTGCCAGTGTGGTGCCGGGTAACTTTGACGATGACATGGCTGTCCTTGCTGACTGCGACTGGATTCTCGAGGCAGTGGTCGAACGCCTCGATATCAAGCGCAGCATCCATAAACGCATCGCCGAGTATGCTAGGCCGCATGTACCGATCACGACAAACACCTCGGGCATTAGTCTGGACGAGATTGCCAAGGAGCAGTCAGAAGAGTACCAGGCGCGCTTTTTCGGTACGCACTTCTTCAATCCGCCGCGCTATATGCGCCTCCTTGAGACCATTCCCCATCCCCGCACCAATGCTAAGCTCCAAGCCGATCTCGAGACCTGGATCGTCGAGCGTCTTGGTAAGGGCATTGTGCACGCCAACGATACGGTCAACTTCATCGCTAACCGTATCGGCGTCTTTGCCAGCCAAGCCGTCCTGCATCACATGGATGAGCTCAAGATCAATATCGAGACGGTCGACAACCTGACCGGTCCGCTGATCGGTCGCGCTAAATCGGCGACCCTGCGCACTGCTGACGTTGTTGGTCTTGATACGTTCGCCGCCGTGGCACGCAATACCTATGAAAAAGCGCCTAACGACCCCTATCGTCAGTGGCTCCAAACACCCAAATGGATGCAGGAGCTCATTGAGAAGGGCGCCCTCGGTCAAAAGACCAACAGTGTTGGTTTTTACAAAAAAGACAAGGACGCCAGAGGCAACACGGTGATCTTAGCCTACAGACCGGAGACCAAGACCTACGTCGAGCAGCAGGTTAAGACCTTCCCTTGGGAGGCTGACACCGACAAAGAGCGTGACACGGTTAAGCGCATTCAGATCATCCTTAAGAATAAGGACGAGGGTGCCCAGCTGGTGTGGCGCACGCTGCGCGACACGTTCAGTTACTCAGCGCTCCTCGTTGAAGACATTGCTGGTGGCAACATCCAGGCTGTCGACAATGCGCTCAGCTGGGGCTTTGGCTGGGAGATGGGTCCCTTTGCTCTGTGGCAAGCCCTCGGCTACGACGACGTACTGGCGCGCCTCACCGACGAGAAGGTTAAGTTACCTACGTGGGCTAAGCCGGGACTTAAGTTCTACGACGTAGTGCCAGGCAGCAAGGAGTGGATCGCCCAAGGTGGACCACTGAGCGAGCTCAAGGTCCAAGGTGGCCAGACCAAACTCGTCGCTCTGCCCAAACCCGACTATGCTTACCGTCTCCCATCGCGGGAAAATAAAGACGATAAGCGCACGGTCATCTCCAATAAGAGCGCCAGCCTGGTCGACATCGGCGACGGCATCGCCTGCCTCACCTTCCACTCGAAAATGAACAGCCTCGACGAGAGCATCACCGAGCTGATGCTGCAATCGGTCAACAAAGTGAAGTCCGACTTCGGCGCCCTCGTCATTGCTAACGACGCGCCCAACTTCTCGGCTGGCGCCAACATCAAGATGATTCTTGATGCCATCCACGCCAAGAAGTGGAGCGACATCGACAGCTTCCTCCGGGCATTCCAGGGCTCACTGCAGGCCGTGAAATTTGCGCCGTTCCCAACCGTATCGTGCCCGGCTGGCTTAGTCCTGGGTGGCGGCTGCGAGGTCACCCTACATACGACGCTGCGCGTTGCTGCGGCTGAGACCTATGCTGGTCTCGTTGAGGCAGGCGTTGGTCTAATTCCAGCAGGTGGCGGTACCAAAGAGTTGGCACTGCGTGCTTACGAGATGAATAGCTACGCGGAGAAGGGTGATCCCTCGGCCTTCTTGCAACGCGCCTTCATGCTGATCGGTATGGCGCGCGTTTCGGCCTCCGCGTTCGAGGCGGTCGAGATGGGACTACTGCCGCAGACGACGCAGATTTCGCTATCGCGTGAGCACATTGTCCACCGCGCTAAACGCGCCGCGTTGACCATGCTCGCTGATGGCTACGTACCGAAGACTCCGGCCGTTGGTATCAAAGTGGTTGGTGACCCAGGCATCCAGACGTTCCGCATGGCGCTCTACAACATGGTGGAAGGTCGTCAGATATCGGCCTACGACGCAGTGGTTGCCACCAAGATGGCGACAGTGCTCTGCGGTGGTGAGGTTGATGCGGGGACGCTCATCGATGAGCAGTACCTGCTTGATCTCGAGCGCCGCGTCTTTATCGAGCTGTGCCAGGAACAAAAGACGGCCGACCGCATCCAGCACATGCTGGCTTCGGGTAAGCCCCTGCGTAACTAA